In Bombus huntii isolate Logan2020A chromosome 9, iyBomHunt1.1, whole genome shotgun sequence, a single window of DNA contains:
- the LOC126869770 gene encoding E3 ubiquitin-protein ligase RNF146-like isoform X2, translated as MAQAKLHSQEETSSTLNDKEKEADEKEGSTTVLECAVCLQPCIYPARLPCNHIYCYLCVKGVANQSKRCPMCRQEIPPDFLNRPQLVEVDEARKESEHFEEEYQWFYEGRNGWWQYDQRTSHELETAYKQGKRNCELLIAGFLYIADFGSMLQLRRNDPSRRRKIKRDLYNVPKKGVAGLRLINQDEEITREVRGAERPASPASDDMGTGDGTNTPVPPSNTPQTPAGGTASGDATPLNDRMEQRDSLHQWACVAVQLGLVTGGIDCQNC; from the exons ATGGCTCAAGCGAAACTTCACTCACAGGAAGAAACAAGTAGCACACTTAACGATAAAGAGAAGGAAGCTGACGAAAAAGAAG gTTCAACAACAGTCCTAGAATGTGCAGTCTGCCTTCAACCATGTATATATCCTGCAAGATTACCTTGCAATCATATATATTGTTACCTCTGTGTCAAAGGTGTTGCGAATCAAAGCAAAAGATGTCCCATGTGTCGTCAAGAAATTCCTCCTGATTTTCTTAATAGACCACAACTGGTAGAAGTAGATGAAGCACGGAAGGAATCAGAACATTTTGAAGAAGAATATCAATGGTTTTACGAAGGTAGAAATG GTTGGTGGCAATATGATCAACGTACAAGTCATGAATTAGAAACTGCATATAAACAAGGCAAACGGAATTGTGAATTATTGATCGCAGGATTTCTTTATATTGCTGATTTTGGTTCAATGCTCCAATTACGTAGAAATGATCCTTCTAggcgaagaaaaattaaacgtgATTTATATAATGTACCAAAAAAAGGAGTAGCAGGTTTAAGATTAATTAATCAAGATGAAGAAATCACTAGAGAAGTAAGGGGAGCAGAAAGACCAGCTAGTCCTGCAAGTGATGATATGG GCACCGGAGATGGTACAAATACTCCAGTACCTCCAAGTAATACACCACAAACACCAGCTGGTGGAACAGCAAGTGGTGATGCTACACCTCTAAATGACAGAATGGAACAAAGAGACTCTTTACATCAG TGGGCTTGCGTCGCAGTGCAACTCGGTCTCGTCACAGGAGGAATAGATTGCCAGAACTGCTGA
- the LOC126869770 gene encoding E3 ubiquitin-protein ligase RNF146-like isoform X1 produces MAQAKLHSQEETSSTLNDKEKEADEKEGSTTVLECAVCLQPCIYPARLPCNHIYCYLCVKGVANQSKRCPMCRQEIPPDFLNRPQLVEVDEARKESEHFEEEYQWFYEGRNGWWQYDQRTSHELETAYKQGKRNCELLIAGFLYIADFGSMLQLRRNDPSRRRKIKRDLYNVPKKGVAGLRLINQDEEITREVRGAERPASPASDDMGTGDGTNTPVPPSNTPQTPAGGTASGDATPLNDRMEQRDSLHQVLEQMRSLVLREHLSSDTDDELEEDEGSESPSTHPTL; encoded by the exons ATGGCTCAAGCGAAACTTCACTCACAGGAAGAAACAAGTAGCACACTTAACGATAAAGAGAAGGAAGCTGACGAAAAAGAAG gTTCAACAACAGTCCTAGAATGTGCAGTCTGCCTTCAACCATGTATATATCCTGCAAGATTACCTTGCAATCATATATATTGTTACCTCTGTGTCAAAGGTGTTGCGAATCAAAGCAAAAGATGTCCCATGTGTCGTCAAGAAATTCCTCCTGATTTTCTTAATAGACCACAACTGGTAGAAGTAGATGAAGCACGGAAGGAATCAGAACATTTTGAAGAAGAATATCAATGGTTTTACGAAGGTAGAAATG GTTGGTGGCAATATGATCAACGTACAAGTCATGAATTAGAAACTGCATATAAACAAGGCAAACGGAATTGTGAATTATTGATCGCAGGATTTCTTTATATTGCTGATTTTGGTTCAATGCTCCAATTACGTAGAAATGATCCTTCTAggcgaagaaaaattaaacgtgATTTATATAATGTACCAAAAAAAGGAGTAGCAGGTTTAAGATTAATTAATCAAGATGAAGAAATCACTAGAGAAGTAAGGGGAGCAGAAAGACCAGCTAGTCCTGCAAGTGATGATATGG GCACCGGAGATGGTACAAATACTCCAGTACCTCCAAGTAATACACCACAAACACCAGCTGGTGGAACAGCAAGTGGTGATGCTACACCTCTAAATGACAGAATGGAACAAAGAGACTCTTTACATCAGGTATTAGAACAAATGCGTTCCTTAGTTCTGAGAGAACATTTATCTTCAGATACAGATGATGAATTAGAGGAAGATGAAGGAAGTGAATCACCTTCCACTCATCCTACATTATAA